The segment CATACATTTGCATGCAAATTGTGATAGGTCATGCAAGACTCAATGGTAATTGGCTTGTCCAAAGTACTGACAAAATAATCGGACCATCTACTGCAGCTACCTATTGCATGAGGTATTTTCAGCTAAAGCTTTAGATGACCTGGCCAATTTTACCGTCGTCAACATGCTCTACTATTAAACCCGCTCTAACTATTGGTATTGTGTCACCTAAAATTAGTTAACTGGATTTGTAATTCAGACAATAGTGGTagtgttatttttattattgtaatTGACTTGTGTTATAATCAATCTCCAGATGGAATTCCTTGACAAAACTATTAATTGTTTTCTGAATTACAAATCTATACCTATCTATATCTgtacctaataaaaaaatacgtaGGGTTTCTGGATGTGTTTTTCGTCCGTCATCCCGATTATGCCAAAATCCGTTTAAATCCGTTTAATAGTCGGTTTGGAACTATACTCCAAAACCGAAGTTGATATAGTATATGTATTTGCTCATGTAACACTGAGCACAAGTAGCAAAAAATCTTCACCCTGGCCACCCGTGTTCGATTCCCACCAACCTCTTCCCTTTTACACATTTTATTACTTGCACTGTCATGGGCCTCTCCTAGGCTATATTGCTCTATCctatcaaaaactttcaacttattATTACTTGGATtaagtctactttgcctccctcatctcaAATCATACTCAGAATAAGACTACTTTGCATCCCACATCTCAAATCCTATTTGCGTGTAATTTCTTTTCTCTCCGCCACTAGCACGGACCATGCACATCCGATGGCtgaaaaatcaaaagttttgcAGCTTTTTCTTCAACAGATATTTAGTGAAACTATGCTATCCAAGAATGCTTTtatccgttgcaatgcacgggcattttttcgtCAATTCATAAAACAAGTAATTGAGTTGTCAGTTTTTTTATACGAAAATAACAATAGTGaaattataatattgtaaaattagttaaaagggaaaaatatatataccaatATGATGTTCAAATTAACTAAATAATTTTAGTCAACTGATTAAACACGGAAGGAGTAAGTAAACAAAATCGTTCGATCAAATCTAGCAGGGAGGAACATAAGggaataaaacaaataaaaaactaatcaaATTCACCCACGGTATGGCCGTCCGTGGAGCCGTCGTTATCGTCGTCGGCCTCCCACGCGGTCTTCTTCTTGGACGGGGGCACCTCCATGGCTCCCCTTGCTGCCGCCGTGCCCTTTCTCGAGATCAAGCCTGACACTGGATCAATGGCGGCTGGGAACCGCTTGATGCCGCGGTCATGCTGCGACATGCGCCCTCCTCcttcaccgccgcgccgcccataTCAAGAGAAGATGGGTGGTCGCCGGCCTCCGTCTTGGTCGCTGCCCTCTGCTGGCCTCTGCCCATCGCCGGCTCTGTATTGTTGGCCGCCCTCCGTCGTGGGCCTCCACTTTGCTCATGAAAAACTTGttggcttgtttggtaactcgatGAAAggagattgggagtttacacaaggaattgatgatgagattaagatgagaatttgatttttaatcccaatatcttttggtagaggtgatggaaattgatagagagtttagttggagatctAGTCATTAATAAATGggtaataaaaacggatggctgagatttgcttagacaaattaaaggaggaattccctcccaattacttGTCCCTACCCATGTATTGAAAAGGATTGACGGCTTATTTGGCAACTTGAGGGAagaggattgggagtttacacgagggaattgatggtgagattaagatggaaatttgatttttcatcccagtctcttgtttggtagaggtggtggaaattgatagggagtttagttggagattagatcattaatgaaaacggatggctgagatttgtttaggcgaagtaaatgaggaattccctcccaattacctgcctcTACCAAGGTATTGAAAAGAAGGGAGTtcattcctcaattccccatccccatcccaccaaaattcccatgtcccccaaccaaacaaaacatttaatagcctcatccctctaaactcccaatcccttctaaaaactccctccaaccaaacagaccgTGAGTTctttcctcaattccccatctccATCCCATCAAAATtctcatgtctcccaaccaaacaaaacaggtggaagaagatgaaggaggaggaggcggagtgTGGCGGTAGGCTAGCAACCGGTGGCTGCACACATACTCGATCTAGGGTTGATAACGTTGGTTTGGGGCTGAGGCTGGTGAGTGTGAGTGGCGGCTGAGGATGAGGTTCGGGTTGACAGGATTGCTTTCTTCCCCTTGGATCTGCGCACACGGATACACCGACAGGATCGATCGATCCTTTTATCTATCTACTATACCTACCTATATGTTTATCTATCCATCCGTCAATCCATCTGTCTATCCGTCCCTCTACCTATCAACCTATCTCTCtgtccatctatctatctatctttgaACTCTTTCCCAAACAATTGTCCCAACTCCAAGAATACGAGGTTCCTTTTGAATCCCTCTCAAATAACTCTTTGAGCCGCCAAATACAGAAATATTCCAGAAATATATAATTCCCGCCTTTGAAGCCCTTCCATGACACCCCCCATATTTTGCCAGGATCATATATCCGATTGGAATCCAATTCCCGACTCAAATGCTCCTCAAATTCCTTAAAGAAATTCCCCCGAAAAAGTCTATTTCATCTCCCTCTTGGTCGTTGGGCCGTTTTTCCCTTTTCcggcccatctcctcctctcggccgctcctcctccccctgcaCGTGCGCTGCACGCGCCAAGCGAAAGAAGCGGCGCCTCTCTCGTCTCCTTCCTTTCTCCCTCgatgccctctctctctctctctcggcatCGCTTCCCGCCCATCGTTCCGGCGCGCTCGCGCGCGTGGCCGACCGTCGCGCGTCTCCGTCGTCACCCTCGGTCGCCGCCTACCGCGTCGACCGTCTTGCCCTCGCTCACCGCCCGTGCCCGCGCTGCCGCCCGGCCCCGCTGCTCTACGCGCATGCGTCCAAGGGCGAGAACGAGCGCTCGGTCTCgccccctcttcctccttcaCCTTTTTCCCGAGGCAGAAGGAGCAAagctccctttcctcctcctcctttctcctTTTGCCCTCCCGGGTAGCGAGCTCCCTGCCTCCACTCCTTGGCTTCTTGCTCAAGAGGCAGAGCCGCTGACGCCGCTGCAGCGCCTCGCCGCCCCCACCTTGACCGCGCCCGCTCGCCCGTGCCAATTCTCCCGTGCCTCGCGTTCGATTCCCACCGCACGATCCACTGTCTTCGCCGCCCAATGcatccacgccgtcgccgctttcGCACCGCCCACGAAACCACCGCTGTCGCCAGCCAAGCGCCTCTTCGCCTATAAAATCCCAACCGCATGCCCACAATCTTTTCCCCCTTCACCCGCCCAAGCCCGCGCGCCCTTCGCTTTCCTCGTGCGCGACCACGTCGGACATCCGGCGagcttcgcctccgccgccggccgccgtcgtaCCTCCTCTCTCAAATCCAAACCGTTGAATTCATTCCCCTTGTCCTCCTCTCGCCACCAGTGCTAGCCACTTCCTCTggctcgccgccgttcgccggagCGCGCCGAGCGTCGCCGGCCATCCGATGATGTTCCGCCCCCCATCTCTCCCCATCCGACGTGGCTGCCCACGTGGGCGTTGACCGGGCCCGCCCCTACCCAGTCAGCcgtctccccctctctctcctccccgctctTGGGCCAGGCCCATCGGCCAACCCCCCCTCCTCGGCCAAAAGGAACAAAGTCCACTTTTACTCCTTCCATCTGAGCCCAGTGAACACACTCTTGAATCAAAGTTCATATTTCGTCCCTCCACCAAATCAGCTCCCGTCCATCTATCTCCCTTGTTGGCCCCACTCGTCAATGAGTGACTAATAAGAATATTCTCGGGAATATTCTTTTCCATCAAAAAAATCATTTCCCCTTGCTCCATAAATCATTTCGTATATTCTAAATTCCATAAATCCTTCCTCTTAATCCCGGGATTTCAATAATTCATTCCCTTGGTCCCGCATGTCAAGTGattgtcaataatattcttgagaatattatttctataaatttcatAAATCAATTTCCCTTGTTCCACAAATATTTCCCTTAATTCAaataaacttccaaaattcatatctcgCGATCCGTAACTCCGTTTGAATCCGTTCCACTTCCAATAATTCCGTAAAATTgtgatctatctaatggcactattaattagcctaaataggatcttttatttggtcttttgtttaggttttcaTTGTTTGCGCCTAGTTGCGGTTGCGGATTTTCGCCGATCAGggatttctcgaagattcgtgaagatCAAGAccctgagcaaggcaagccacctttgaacatcttgagcctataattgaacttaattatattgcttgcaaaatattatgcattgataggattgcacataatatgtttgccccgtctgcgaGACAGATCAGTGGGcatacctaacttgttgcatttgaTCCTTCCATTGCTAAATTGTTATATGATGTTTCCTTGTAACCACCTGGTCGTGCCTCGGTATTCGTGCACTcggtgcgagtatcgacggttgCCGTCAAACATAAAATATGGTAAACATCTTAGGTAAAACTTGGTTTACAAAACGATTGGAAAACCCGACGCCTGGGTCGGTGCCTTGTGAAAGAAAATGagctttaaaaataaaactcgCGACACAAGGCCAATCCTGGGCGGGATGCTTGTGCGGTCGCatttaaggaccgattccttcgGAATTACATCCGAGCATATGATAGTGcaaccacatgggtggaatgggacacccctggctgagtaattagctaatcaggggagccttgatgccgagagacaagtggattcgccggggtggtgtcggggaggacccctgggcttcctggcacagtatggtctgggacctaacctgttgttggtctgggacccctctcgtcggcATATGGTAATCCTGTGTCGGCTttggaaatgccttgtcatgaaagcttCGAGGTCTCCTGACATGGTTGATCCCCACGGGCTGGGTGattcgggttagtaatgtcatgtgggtaaagtgtacccacTCTGCAGAGGTTAATAAACTGTTCGAaaagccgtgcccacggtcatgggcggatgtgaggtgattccttagCGTAGTTTTCATTTTTACCCTGTTTTATGAAAAAGTGATGAGATTTGGGAAACCCGATATTTGGAAGGCAAGTGGCTGTCAGGAAGACAGCGGGACAGGGAGTCCCTAAAAGTGACTGGTTGTTTGGAGACAACCAAAACTCTAAAAGTCTGGaaaattggtttggtttgggaaaCCAGCTTTGAGGCCAACTCTGGGAGTTGTGCAAATCTTGATAAAATAATATTGTTCACTCCTCACCCCCGGCCGAGCTGAGACTTGTCTCGCTCTGGTCGCAGAATGCACACACTTAGATTGTCAAAATGCTTGCAAATAAAACTGATTGAAAAATAACAGCCTTCCCTTGAAGCTTGCATTAACCACCTAAGTTTcccctggcttgctgagtacgtaagTACTCACCCCTGctctatataagtatatatagcTCCTCCGCCCTGaagctgaagatgaagtgaagtaaAGATTAGGGTTttgtcctggttcccagccgtcgcctgtggtgttgggtgttagtccgttggttccgctgctgctgctgttgttgtccGTGTCGTCAGTTGCAAtctcgggctgttctgagctgcaacctaagttaaggtaaataagtcctttatttattttaaggatttgcaatggttcatatttgtcaccgtgggtaccagcactatgtcctgggactggtaccaAGATCgtggtttcgtaggaagcgatTCACGCcatttttcctacgacacgctcctgtcaggtgctGTTGTACGGCGGTACCGGATCGGGGTGTGacacttttttactttttttcttttgtttaagGACTCATTTCcggttattttttttgacttacaaGGACTTATTTCCGGTTAGACATGAAAGTCATATATGTGTATACCTATATTTATATACCTACTCAAAAATTACGTGAATAAGTGAGGGTTCCAGGAATTTTGTTATCTGTCGTCTAGCTTTTGCCCCACACGCTTATCTTCGTCCAATTCCCTTATTTTCCACACCATGTCCAGAATTCCAGATCTTGAAGAGTCCCCAATGTTACCGTGGAAAGTGAAATATGTTTGATACTGCATAGAATCCGTACGTGGCCGACCGAAAACCTTCAAAGTTTGAGGAAAGCAAATAAGTCCACGCAGTTGCTGATCCAAAACCTTCAAAATTTGAGAACACGACCAAAAATCAGCAGCGAGAAGAGATCAAGCTGCAAATAGAATCAAGTCATACGGGCTTTTCGCCATAGCGGAAGAGAACAActtcaaaaaataaaagtacCAAAAATTTGACTAACTTAACAAACACAAGAAATAAAATACAAGAGCATCTTCGCAAACCACCACCTATGCCTTCCATTACTGTATAGGGAGGACGGGGGAGTGTCGCTGCCCATGAAGGCTGCTGCCATTGCCATTGATGTCCACAGAGGACAGATGAGCAttgccgccctcgccgcctagGGAGGGCTGAGAGGTGCTGGGGgagcacaatttttttattttttaggctttttaatttttaattttattaatagacattttcaaaaaaatattttcaaatatgaaCCTTTCGATCACGCCAGCCTGTCTGGCGTAGCCAAATAACTCTGTCGGTAGTGCTGGCCTACCACGCCACTGTGACTAATGTGGCCAAACAACACTGCGTGGCCAAAAGGTTcagtttttgaaaatatttttttaaatgtttattaatatttttttcaaaaaagtcttaaaaataaaaaaaaatcgaattcTAATATCCCGCACCAAGGGAGGACGTCAGTCACGCCAAGGGGCTCGGTCAGCTCAGGGAGCACCACCGCTGTGTTTCATAGGAAGTGATGAATGACGGAAACAAAGGTACATAAAGTTATAATTCTTCAGCCGATGCGAAGCACGGGTATTTTGCTAGTCTCAATATAAATAGATATGTTCCTTTAGATAGAATcaaatgaatggttaggattaaTTTCTTCTACAAGCAGAGAGCACCGTGCCGGGACTTACTATGAAATTAATTTCGACGAAATCTATACAGGCAGCTAAATGAGATTTTTTCCTACCCGTACAAGGATGATATCCCTGTTCCTCCTCTCTGCGCTGGAGTTCCGCTTCTGCTTGTTTCGCGAGGGAACAAAGAGTCTTTGCGTGGCTTATACTGCCAGCCATAACCATGATGTTTTCAATATCCCATATTCTGTTTGCAGCTTGGAGCAATCTAGACCTCAATCTGCTCGCGTTTTCCATGGCGCTGGGGCTTCCATGTTCAACAACTAGTATGAATATCTCCGCGACATGCTTCAATGCTTTCAGTTCGTTGATGGTAATCCTCCAACTTAATACGTGGACTATCATCTGGAGCTTGTCAAGAAAGCTGAAGTCGGCGGCTTCAGTGGCTATCGCATCGAACAGAGGAGCGAAATCTTGGTCATTCATTAAGTTGTGTAACATCGTCACACTTAGGGACAAAACTGCTTTCCAAAATCCTCTGTCCTGTTCCGGAAGTGAAATTTCTCTCATTGAACTTTTGAGGGGGCGAAGCGTTTTTGCAAGCACCTGCAAAATTGAGTTTATCATCAGTGTGTACGTGCGCATAAAAATAAAGCaaatgattttgttttgttttgtttgctttGCTTTGAACAGACAGAGTACCTTTGGCACCGTAACTATCAGGTGTTCTTTCAGTTTCTGGAGATATTCATCATCTGTGTGATGAGTACACAGCTGCTCCAGGATTTGCGCTGCGATTATTCGGCGCTTGGTGGTCTTGCCTTGAAGTATTCCGGTGAGATCACCGACAACATCGGGTTTCGCTTGCAGGATTATCCTGGTGTTCTCTTTGCCATGGGAAGATAGCTCTGCAAGCATCTCACCAGCAAGCAGTAAATCGACATTCTTGTCTCCTTCAGTGGCAGGTTGAGTGAAGATGCGCACCTGTTGCATGATGAAATGCCCTCTCTTTATTGCCATGGCCGAAGGTGGATCGTGCCCGCGTAGTCGTGTATAGATCTCCACCACTCCTTCAATAAGCTGGTAACCATTGCATCCGTGGCAGTTGAGAATGCTCTCCATTCTGGCCATTGCGTCCATGTTGCCTGAGATTTCACGGCACATCTTCTCGCCGGTGACGCCAGGGGCAGCCACCAGGTGGCGCATCACTTGGATGCATGGCGCGATCATTGCACCTCGGGCGATCGGACTGCTCGAATAATTGATGTGCCGGTGCTGGCCGGAGCATAGGAGCTGCATGATCTTGTGGAGCAGGCCGTCTTTCTCAGCTATGGCATGGCAccagtcgtcgtcggcggcggcgagcttcgcCAGCAGGTTCAGTCCTTCTACCATCTGCTCCTCGTACAAATGCAGCAAGTggtcgccgccgttgcccttgtcctcgccggcgccgggggcCTCCAGCAGCGAGGCGGCAATGCTGTTGATCACTGGCGTGATGTTGAGCTTGTCCGGGctgaggtcgccggcgaggtgtgACAGCATCCGGGCGGCGCACATCCTCGTCGACGGGTGGTATCCCCTCGCGGAATCCAACGACTGCACCAGCTTCTGCACGAAATCGCCGGAGGACGGGGACCAGACGAGGTGCTCCTTGATGAGGCTGTGGTGCTCTTCGAGCTTGGGGTTCTCCAGGAGCGCATGCAGCAAGTTTGCCGCGTCGACGAAGCGCGCGCAGTTTGGAGATTCACATCCATCCATGGTGTCGAGGGCATACCTTATTACAAGCATAGATATGTCGGTTAGAGATAAGattcaaatacaaattataGAGATAAAATAGAATCATAGAGATAAAATAGAGTTCTATAGAGAAATTTATTGTTACTCCAAGTCTCTATCTCCTATAtacctctatatatataccctATAAGAAAGAATCGATCTAATAGATCAGAAAACAACATAATACAACAATTTTAGATTTTTCTACATACCTGACCAGGTTCGTTCGTTTGGCGAAGGATGGATCCTTCTCGCACCCGATCCTCGTCTCACGGATGTATCTATGCAGCACCGGATGCTGGCTCCAGCGGTCAAAGCGGTAAGCCTCGGCCACAGCATGCACCACCTTTCCCTCGCACAAGCGCGAGGAGAAGCGGTAGTAGGAGAGCACGCCCTGGAGAAGCACCAGGGTGTAGAGCACGTCCAGCGCCGGCCACaggttgtcgccgccgccgccgccgtaatCGCGCTGCCGCAGGCGCCAAGCGGCGAGGCCGGTGGTGATGACCAGACCGCAGACGTAGAGCACCGTGAGAGCAAGCACTAGAGGGCCTGCTACGACGGCGAACACCACCTGCTGGACCACATATGCGGCAGATGCTAGCAATTTGGTACACCGTAGGTTTGCCAAACCGCACAGCTGGCCGTAGTCACGATGGTGATCATCCTTACTGTTTTTGGATACGTAAAATGTGTATGTCGTCGAGACGAAGCCCCGGCTGTACGATGACACAATTTTCTTCAAATTCTCACTCGGAAACACGGTGGAGACCCTGCAAGAGTTTAAGGAAACACGTACTAGCACTTATCACCTTCTCCGTATATATGCAAATCAAATTGGATTTTGCATTTGTTGTATAGACATGCCAATTAATAACCTATATTACCTAAATTTTTTCGTACTAGTCGAGAGAGATCTCCGGAGTTTGAAACGCTAAACATTTAGGAATGATTCTTCCAGCCATGTTTCGAGGAGATTGATAAGGAGTTAGTTAATGATATTTCAGcatgtacttttttttcaatgtttatttatttttgattggTATCTATGTATTGATCACAAACTGAAAAATAGTTGGAGCTCTAATATGCCAACTTATATTAAATTCAATTAATCTAAATCtcgtactcccttcatcccataatacaaaaagttttaaatcttgtactcccttcatcctagAATACaaaaagttttagagttagacacggttattaaaaaagtaggtagaagtgaatggtgaaGGGTATACCAACTTATATTAAATTCAATTAATCTAAATCTCGTACTCCCTTCATCGCAGAATACaaaaagttttagagttggatacggttattaagaaagtaggtagaagtgaatggtgaagggttacaaaaagttttagagttggacacggttattaagaaagtaggtacaAGTGAATCATGGAGGGTTgcgattggatgagtagttgaggtaggtgggaaaactGAATAGttgagggttgtgattggttggaaagataatgttgatgaaaaagttgttatattttgggacaaatcctgagggccaaaagttgttatattttggtacggagggagtaacattttcCGATCTATTTGATAGCCTCCAAATAGAGTTTTCTGGAGAAGAGAGTGATGGAGTTCTTTTCTACTTTTGGTTGGAATTTTAGAAGAAGAATTGAAGCTTAGACTGTCGTTCTTCTTTAACCGTTTTGTTAAACTATTATTTGGTATCCTCATGTAATGGCTATTATGTACTCTTGATTGTTGTTTGAGCTGTGTATACCTTTCTAAGATGTAGAGTCCGGGTTAATATAATCCACTAACTAAAAAATCTCATAGCCGCCAATTAAAAAGAGACATTTTCACAATTTTTTGTTATAGGCCTTGCGGCTGCTAAAGTAGCTATGGGATTATCCATTCTTTCTTCCATACATTAAAATAGGAAAACAACTCATGCCAATCAatctaattttataattaattagacaTAGAATCTTCTAAACAAAGGGACACATATAATCAATAATATGAAATAATTTGAGAATATCGATTTTTTTAGTAAGTTATTTCATAGTATTCATTGATATTGCACTTTTGAATAATGAAAtaatttatattgaaaatacGTAAGCCAATTTGTTGGCTaattcaaattcatatatacAATTCCCCCTCAAAATATAGGGGAACGGTTGACTGTGCTCTTTATAACGGCAGGTTCAAGCATGACTAACTTCCATATTCCACACCTAAACATTATATATTCAAAATATACAATGCATAGTTATTTATGCTCAGGTGAATAGTGTCATGTTACAattcacctgaaatttgtcttttttgttactcCTAAACGAACTTGAGTTTGGAGTTaagatttggtgagaatgtattttatatctacacctatctctagtatttttttcataaatttacgaaacttttaggtatgattttcacgagttttcaacacttagctcattttcaccggatatgtccTCTTTGATATGGGAAATATTACAAACCAACAGCAAATCTATCAGTGCTAATATACCGGGAAACCCCGCTAgtgaaaaatattaaacatatacATGAATATATTGGAAAGCAAAACTAACCCGACTGTCTGGACGAGGGTAATTATTGCGAGACACCAAAAATCCTTCTTCTCCAGCACGGAGACAAAGCCACCAAGGAGGACAAC is part of the Oryza glaberrima chromosome 12, OglaRS2, whole genome shotgun sequence genome and harbors:
- the LOC127756375 gene encoding uncharacterized protein LOC127756375, which encodes MGAPAAAAARGSLNVHRARELVRQRMGAWADGVAAAARGSLKVWGGSYDGSTRRLKVRCAQGSLGRGSGGAGARMKLRRWRPEKSLEPIQSSAQTLLHPGPLPHHPRAEALPLPCSSTRDSFVSASSVPSSSSRASKDQLMELCTNYAMSIVGSNDRKRFGTVRYRYLEMLFVGPEQISARDTFISSCARKRGPQPCTSAKEEMRGTFIDYSKWEEVKAINSYALFMGYMSMAVRGMGYLVVLWTTVVLLGGFVSVLEKKDFWCLAIITLVQTVGVSTVFPSENLKKIVSSYSRGFVSTTYTFYVSKNSKDDHHRDYGQLCGLANLRCTKLLASAAYVVQQVVFAVVAGPLVLALTVLYVCGLVITTGLAAWRLRQRDYGGGGGDNLWPALDVLYTLVLLQGVLSYYRFSSRLCEGKVVHAVAEAYRFDRWSQHPVLHRYIRETRIGCEKDPSFAKRTNLVRYALDTMDGCESPNCARFVDAANLLHALLENPKLEEHHSLIKEHLVWSPSSGDFVQKLVQSLDSARGYHPSTRMCAARMLSHLAGDLSPDKLNITPVINSIAASLLEAPGAGEDKGNGGDHLLHLYEEQMVEGLNLLAKLAAADDDWCHAIAEKDGLLHKIMQLLCSGQHRHINYSSSPIARGAMIAPCIQVMRHLVAAPGVTGEKMCREISGNMDAMARMESILNCHGCNGYQLIEGVVEIYTRLRGHDPPSAMAIKRGHFIMQQVRIFTQPATEGDKNVDLLLAGEMLAELSSHGKENTRIILQAKPDVVGDLTGILQGKTTKRRIIAAQILEQLCTHHTDDEYLQKLKEHLIVTVPKVLAKTLRPLKSSMREISLPEQDRGFWKAVLSLSVTMLHNLMNDQDFAPLFDAIATEAADFSFLDKLQMIVHVLSWRITINELKALKHVAEIFILVVEHGSPSAMENASRLRSRLLQAANRIWDIENIMVFGRPRTDSMQYQTYFTFHGNIGDSSRSGILDMVWKIRELDEDKRVGQKLDDR